From Salinicoccus roseus, one genomic window encodes:
- a CDS encoding TIGR04053 family radical SAM/SPASM domain-containing protein, translating into MKPEIRIPDFNEVPFIVIWELTRACELHCLHCRAEAQVERNPYELSTEEGKRLIDDIAAMEYPMLVFTGGDPLMRTDVFELAEYAVEKGVRVSMTPSATPNVTKEAMQKAKDVGLSRWAFSLDGHNKQVHDHFRGTEGSFDLTMKAISYLNELGMPLQINTVISNYNIEYLEEMREMVESLNCVLWSVFFLVPTGRGKNEDMITPAQHEQVFRWLNKIKDEVPFDIKTTAAQHYRRVVIQDQMRKNKDPDAQIRYMDALSEGKTGTIDGLGRAPKGVNDGNGFVFISHIGHVYPSGLLPVNCGNVRVDKLSDIYRNSPILKSLRNPDLYKGKCGVCEFRHVCGGSRSRAYAATGDYLESEPYCVYIPKAYRKKKKKVTEN; encoded by the coding sequence ATGAAACCAGAAATCAGAATTCCGGACTTCAACGAAGTCCCTTTCATAGTCATTTGGGAATTGACGCGCGCATGTGAACTGCATTGCCTGCACTGCAGGGCTGAAGCACAGGTTGAACGCAATCCCTACGAACTGTCCACTGAAGAAGGCAAGCGGCTTATAGACGATATCGCCGCAATGGAGTACCCGATGCTCGTATTCACCGGCGGAGATCCGCTGATGCGGACGGATGTATTCGAACTTGCAGAATATGCCGTGGAAAAAGGTGTCAGGGTTTCGATGACGCCGAGCGCCACACCGAATGTCACGAAGGAAGCGATGCAGAAGGCGAAGGATGTCGGACTGAGCCGATGGGCATTCAGCCTGGACGGCCATAACAAGCAGGTCCATGACCATTTCAGAGGGACTGAAGGAAGCTTCGACTTGACGATGAAAGCCATCAGCTATCTGAACGAACTTGGTATGCCGCTTCAGATCAATACGGTGATTTCAAACTATAACATCGAATACCTTGAAGAAATGAGGGAGATGGTCGAATCCCTCAACTGCGTGCTGTGGAGCGTGTTCTTCCTCGTACCGACAGGACGTGGGAAGAACGAGGATATGATCACCCCCGCCCAGCATGAGCAGGTATTCAGATGGCTGAATAAGATCAAGGACGAAGTCCCTTTCGACATCAAGACGACAGCCGCCCAGCACTACCGCCGGGTGGTCATACAGGATCAGATGCGTAAGAATAAGGATCCCGATGCGCAGATCCGCTACATGGATGCCCTCAGCGAAGGCAAAACAGGTACGATCGATGGCCTTGGACGCGCACCGAAAGGCGTCAACGACGGCAATGGATTCGTCTTCATTTCGCACATCGGCCATGTCTATCCAAGTGGATTGCTGCCGGTCAACTGCGGCAACGTGCGCGTCGACAAGCTGTCCGACATATACAGGAACTCGCCGATACTCAAAAGCCTCAGGAACCCTGACCTTTATAAGGGCAAATGCGGCGTCTGCGAATTCAGGCATGTCTGCGGCGGCTCCCGCTCAAGGGCCTATGCCGCCACTGGAGATTACCTTGAGAGCGAGCCTTACTGTGTATATATACCGAAAGCCTACCGAAAAAAGAAAAAGAAGGTCACGGAGAACTGA
- a CDS encoding VOC family protein, with amino-acid sequence MENQLIVPHLWFDTEAEDAVEFYMSIFPESKLTDRTTLHDTPSGDAQQLSFELYGYKFMVINAGPYFTFNPSISFFINFDPLKDEEAERNLEKTWNALIDGGTALMPLDEYPFSKKYGWVEDKFGVSWQLILGGPETGDWPNIVPSLMFIDQNLRKCEDALEFYLSVFENSRMGEIARFPEDTPPHLPGSVMYSDFMIEGQWFSAMDSAGPHEFNFNEAISLMVLCEDQKAVDYYWNALSAEPEAEQCGWLKDKFGVSWQIIPKEMNKMISNGSPEQLRKVTQAFLEMKKIDLEALKQAYES; translated from the coding sequence ATGGAAAACCAACTTATCGTCCCCCACCTATGGTTTGACACGGAAGCAGAAGACGCAGTCGAATTCTACATGTCCATATTCCCGGAATCAAAGCTTACCGACCGTACGACATTGCACGATACGCCGTCCGGTGATGCACAGCAGCTTTCTTTTGAACTCTATGGCTATAAATTCATGGTCATCAACGCGGGCCCCTACTTCACGTTCAACCCATCCATCTCTTTCTTCATCAATTTCGACCCCTTAAAAGATGAGGAGGCAGAGCGGAATCTGGAGAAGACCTGGAACGCTTTGATTGACGGTGGCACTGCACTGATGCCGCTCGATGAATACCCCTTCAGCAAGAAATACGGCTGGGTCGAGGACAAGTTTGGAGTCTCATGGCAGCTCATACTTGGAGGTCCCGAGACGGGCGATTGGCCGAATATCGTCCCTTCCCTGATGTTCATCGATCAGAATCTCAGGAAATGCGAAGACGCCTTGGAATTCTATCTTTCAGTCTTCGAAAACTCCCGCATGGGGGAAATCGCCAGATTTCCGGAGGATACGCCTCCTCACCTGCCCGGCTCCGTAATGTACTCCGATTTCATGATCGAAGGCCAGTGGTTCTCCGCAATGGACAGTGCCGGCCCGCATGAATTCAACTTCAATGAAGCGATCTCCCTTATGGTGCTATGTGAGGACCAGAAGGCGGTCGACTACTACTGGAACGCGTTATCCGCAGAGCCGGAAGCGGAACAGTGCGGCTGGCTCAAGGACAAATTCGGTGTATCATGGCAGATCATCCCGAAGGAAATGAATAAGATGATTTCGAATGGCTCACCGGAACAGTTACGGAAAGTCACTCAGGCTTTCCTCGAGATGAAGAAGATCGACCTTGAAGCACTGAAACAGGCGTATGAAAGTTGA
- a CDS encoding carboxymuconolactone decarboxylase family protein encodes MTHFNEINTVAQGNTKRLQKTIPDTMKSFKDLQDAAYKSGALDKKTKEFAALAYAIADKCEGCIGNHVNKLIKLGATREEVAEIAGVAIVMGGGPGSVYGGKALQAYDDATEED; translated from the coding sequence ATGACACATTTCAATGAAATCAACACCGTTGCCCAGGGCAACACGAAACGGCTCCAGAAAACCATCCCGGATACGATGAAGAGTTTTAAAGATCTTCAGGATGCGGCCTATAAATCCGGTGCACTGGATAAGAAGACGAAGGAGTTTGCCGCACTGGCCTACGCAATCGCAGACAAGTGTGAAGGATGCATCGGCAATCATGTGAACAAGCTGATCAAGCTCGGTGCAACGCGTGAAGAGGTTGCTGAAATTGCAGGGGTGGCCATCGTCATGGGCGGCGGTCCCGGCAGTGTATATGGCGGCAAGGCCCTCCAGGCATATGACGATGCTACAGAAGAGGATTGA